A window of Primulina tabacum isolate GXHZ01 chromosome 4, ASM2559414v2, whole genome shotgun sequence contains these coding sequences:
- the LOC142541290 gene encoding uncharacterized protein LOC142541290: MNFLIWNVRGLRSSESQQRLHAHVKDKRVKILAILEPMIDLDVRFMTRRFGFSRVISNSSGHIWVFFAEDVMVECLFDHIQFLHFRVSATFLPTTVFCSFVYAKCDYIERRQLWNSLLQVKPAQGPWLVGGDFNVVRNSSECLGSSVPVFASGPSSFRFQSMWLRHHGFLQTVRLNWNLPCHLNGMPRLFVKLKRLKSHLKWWNKSVFGDLFAKLAEAEQAVRIAEADCEAAPSDLHWTSLSNCNADLARVTAMEADFWRQKAACRWLEDGERNTKLFHNMVKKKRVANKIFRIWDNGSCITSPELIQQSGAAFFQNLLTGDPFVLSCPDFSDFPLVISDLENANIAAPPSLEEDVFDAVLDFFRGSPLPQGFTATTITLIPKVMGAQAWSDFRPISLCNVTNKIISKLLYSRLKEVAERLVSWNQSGFVPGRGPMVFSVGCLEALWLFRAVNINGSLTGFFGSTRGLRQGDPLSPLLFILGAEYLSRGLDRLYRQYPAIRYRSGCDLLLSHLAYADDIIIFANGGTREMNSLMDFLHHYENFSGQLVNAVKSVIILPPRCSGRTRSRLLRITGFGEGCFPIKYLGVPLFRGNRVCSLFDPLVQMVSKKLEGWELKTLSPGSRMTLLRSVLLSVPIYMFQVVQPPLAVMERLENVFNGFLWGSRSLDKKWHWARWSRACLPVSEGGLGFRRLKDIVDSFSIKLWFRFRQGSSLWAKFMMRKYCQLVHPAYVSSAGFISPTWRRLLKIRARAESGIRWRIGVGDVSFWDDIWCGDVPLSSQVLLRGDRGVRVSHFLSDGAWDFDLLCSVVPPSIAETITLIPIASGEPDSAIWVHSSDGVFSLKSAWELVRLRDQVSDIFTPCWGSWLRPTMSFFLWRFWHQWLPVDDVLQRRGFELASKCQCCEMPETFTHIFIDSPLARSVWHYFGAVFHVCIPLTSDFRLFLSAWKRHPGWTPRGHVKEFLPFIVLWFLWTARNDAKHRHLHISAETVKSQILSYLRLAHAASTVKPMHWRGVLQAARAMGIFVQLRRARKLTIVRWLRPPFGCFKLNVDGSSRGSPGDSTVGGVVRDSSGHVTLAHDVCILVCSEWVSALFLLVLSFGTFMVPGGRLLLVLLGRRISYCRGVCWMSWWIHGVLSKGSSASYDMFVRLLLHGIEISALLIQMLDIFCSGGIAIYILLCDRHCIVASWPDFLLTSGFGTVDSYQIIFILTDWTLHDDSSGMRAFAWTLRSSRHYHFVFLSMWFIALLLFD; encoded by the exons atgaattttctcatatggaATGTCAGGGGGCTCCGGAGCTCGGAGTCTCAACAAAGGCTACATGCCCACGTTAAAGATAAGAGAGTCAAGATCTTGGCTATTTTGGAAcccatgattgatctggatGTTCGTTTTATGACTCGTCGTTTTGGTTTTTCTCGAGTTATATCGAACTCCTCGGGTCATATCTGGGTTTTCTTTGCTGAGGATGTCATGGTTGAGTGTCTTTTTGATCACATTCAATTCCTTCACTTCCGGGTTTCTGCTACTTTTTTGCCGACCACTGTCTTTTGTTCCTTTGTTTATGCTAAGTGTGACTACATTGAGCGCAGACAGCTTTGGAATTCTTTGCTTCAGGTTAAGCCTGCTCAGGGTCCTTGGCTTGTTGGTGGCGACTTTAATGTAGTCAGGAATTCGTCGGAGTGTTTGGGTTCTTCTG TCCCGGTCTTTGCTAGTGGGCCGAGTTCTTTTCGCTTTCAGAGCATGTGGCTcaggcaccatggttttttgcagacggtgaggcttaattggaatttaCCGTGTCATTTGAACGGTATGCCCCGTCTTTTTGTGAAATTGAAGCGCCTCAAAAGCCATCTGAAGTGGTGGAATAAAAGTGTTTTTGGTGATCTTTTTGCCAAACTTGCTGAGGCGGAGCAGGCTGTCCGGATTGCTGAGGCAGATTGCGAGGCTGCTCCTTCGGATTTGCATTGGACTAGTTTGTCCAATTGCAATGCAGATCTTGCTAGGgttaccgccatggaggcggatttttggcggCAAAAAGCCGCTTGTAGGtggttagaggatggtgagaggaacaccaaactcttccaCAATATGGTCAAGAAAAAAAGGGTGGCTAATAAAATCTTTCGTATTTGGGATAATGGCTCTTGCATTACTTCCCCTGAGCTTATTCAGCAGTCTGGGGCCGCCTTTTTTCAAAACCTGCTTACTGGGGATCCTTTTGTGCTTTCTTGCCCGGATTTTTCTGATTTCCCCTTGGTGATCTCGGATTTGGAGAACGCAAATATTGCTGCCCCTCCTTCTTTGGAGGAG gatgtttttgatgcGGTCCTGGATTTCTTTCGGGGTAGTCCCTTGCCACAGGGgtttactgccaccacgatcACATTGATTCCCAAAGTCATGGGTGCTCAGGCTTGGTCGGACTTTCGTCCTATCAGCTTGTGTAATGTGACTAATAAGATAATTTCCAAACTTTTATATTCTCGGCTGAAGGAGGTGGCGGAGAGGCTGGTTTCGTGGAATCAGAGTGGCTTTGTTCCAGGGCGG GGTCCAATGGTCTTTTCTGTTGGATGTCTTGAGGCATTATGGCTTTTCAGAGCAG ttaatatcaatggttcaCTCACTGGATTCTTTGGATCCACTAGGGGTCTCCGGCAGGGCGACCCTTTGTCCccacttcttttcattttgggggcagAGTACCTTTCGCGTGGTCTTGATCGTCTTTATCGTCAGTATCCTGCGATTAGGTACCGATCTGGTTGTGATCTCCTTCTTTCCCAcctggcctatgctgatgatatcattatttttgccaatggtgggacTCGTGAGATGAACAGTCTCATGGATTTTTTGCATCACTATGAAAACTTCTCGGGGCAGTTGGTGAATGCAGTTAAGAGTGTCAttattttgcctccgaggtgttCTGGTCGTACTCGTTCCCGTCTCCTTCGTATCACTGGGTTTGGGGAGGGTTGTTTTCCTATCAAATACCTCGGAGTTCCTTTGTTTCGTGGGAATAGAGTTTGCTCTCTTTTTGATCCCCTTGTGCAGATGGTGAGTAAGAAGTTGGAGGGTTGGGAGCTTAAAACTCTTTCCCCGGGGAGCCGTATGACTCTCCTTAGGAGTGTCCTCCTTTCGGTTCCCATTTACATGTTCCAGGTAGTCCAGCCACCTCTGGCAGTTATGGAGAGGCTTGAGAATGTTTTCAATGGTTTCCTGTGGGGATCCAGATCCTTGGataagaaatggcattgggcgaGGTGGTCTCGTGCATGTCTTCCTGTCTCTGAAGGGGGTCTTGGATTTCGCAGGCTCAAAGATATtgtggatagcttctccattAAATTATGGTTTCGTTTTCGTCAAGGTTCATCCCTATGGGCCAAATTCATGATGAGAAAATACTGCCAGTTGGTGCATCCAGCTTATGTTTCATCTGCTGGgttcatttctcccacttggcgtcGTTTGCTTAAGATTAGGGCTCGTGCTGAATCTGGCATTCGATGGAGAATTGGGGTGGGAGATGTTTCTTTTTGGGATGACATCTGGTGTGGGGATGTTCCCTTGTCTAGTCAGGTCCTGCTTAGGGGGGATCGGGGTGTCCGTGTTTCTCACTTTCTTTCAGATGGGGCTTGGGATTTTGACCTCCTCTGCTCAGTTGTCCCACCCTCTATTGCTGAGACTATTACTCTGATCCCTATTGCATCGGGGGAGCCCGATTCGGCTATTTGGGTGCATAGTTCTGACGGTGTTTTTTCGCTGAAATCCGCATGGGAGCTTGTCCGCTTGAGAGACCAAGTTTCTGATATCTTCACTCCTTGCTGGGGCAGTTGGCTGAGGCCTACTATGTCTTTCTTCCTCTGgaggttttggcatcaatggCTTCCAGTTGACGATGTGCTCCAGCGTCGTGGTTTCGAGCTGGCGTCtaaatgtcagtgttgtgagatgCCTGAGACATTCACGCACATTTTCATTGATAGCCCTCTTGCCAGGTCTGTATGGCATTACTTTGGGGCTGTTTTTCATGTCTGTATTCCCCTTACCAGTGATTTCAGACTCTTCCTCAGTGCTTGGAAGAGGCATCCGGGGTGGACTCCTAGGGGCCACGTGAAGGAGTTTTTGCCTTTCATTGTTTTatggtttctctggacggctcgTAACGATGCGAAACACCGTCATTTGCACATTTCCGCGGAGACTGTTaagtctcagattttgtcttatttGCGCCTCGCTCACGCTGCGTCTACTGTTAAGCCCATGCACTGGCGGGGTGTTTTGCAGGCTGCGAGGGCTATGGGGATTTTTGTTCAGTTGCGTAGGGCTCGTAAACTGACGATTGTTCGTTGGTTGCGGCCGCCGTTCGGGTGTTTTAAATTGAATGtagatgggagttcgagaggtAGTCCTGGGGACTCTACTGTTGGTGGGGTTGTTCGTGACTCTTCTGGGCATGTG ACACTTGCACATGATGTGTGTATTCTTGTTTGTTCTGAGTGGGTCTCTGCCCTATTTCTGTTGGTGCTTTCCTTTGGCACATTCATGGTTCCTGGAGGGCGTTTACTGCTGGTTCTCCTTGGCCGCCGTATCAGTTATTGTAGAGGTGTTTGCTGGATGTCATGGTGGATTCATGGGGTGCTTTCTAAAGGATCCTCTGCTTCTTATGACATGTTCGTCAGACTCCTACTTCATGGGATCGAGATCTCTGCTCTTTTGATTCAGATGCTAGATATCTTTTGTTCTGGCGGGATTGCGATCTATATATTACTCTGTGATCGCCATTGTATAGTGGCTTCCTGGCCAGATTTTCTTTTGACTAGTGGGTTTGGTACAGTTGACAGCTACCagattatatttatattgacAGATTGGACTCTCCATGATGATAGCTCCGGGATGAGAGCTTTTGCATGGACTCTGCGATCATCTCGCCATTATCATTTTGTCTTCCTCAGCATGTGGTTCATAGCGCTTCTCCTTTTTGATTAG